Below is a genomic region from Rhodococcus sp. WMMA185.
TCGCCGATCCCACGATGATCGACTCGGGGCTGTCGCCGGAACCATCGCCGCCGGCGGAGAGCGGATCGGATCCGCCTCCGCATGCCGCGAGCGACACGACGGCGACCGTTGCGAGAGCGATGCCACCTACTGCGCGGCGGGTGAATCCTGACGGAGTTCGTGAGGTGCGCACGAGCGTCCTTTCCGCATCGACCGGTGCCGGACGTGCTGACAGAGACCGGGTGGACGCGTGTACGCGCCATCGATTGGCCAGTGTAACGATGGGGGTGGACGCAGCAGAGGTTTCTTCGACCCGATTCTCGAGAAAGGCTCGACGTGGCACACACACGCAACGAAGGATCGCGGGCGGTGCGACGACACCGCCCGCCGATGTTGTCGCGGGCGGTTGTCTCCGCCTCGGCTTTGCTGCTGATGGGTGCGGCAGCCTCCTGCGCGGTCGATCGTGCCGATTCCGACGGGTCCGCCGGGTCGGTGAGTCACATCGTGGTAGGGGCCGGTGACAGTGCGGAGAGCCGGATCCTCGCGGAAATCTATGCGGGTGCGCTGCGTTCGACGGGAGCCTCGGTCAGCACCGATCCCGGTCTCGGTGACCGCACCGCCTACCTCGGTGCACTCGACGCCGGGGATGTGACTGTGGTGCCGGAACTTACGGGCGAGTTGCTTCGATACTACGATCCCAGGTCGACCGAGACCGAGCAGGACGACGTCTTCGTGGCATTGAGTAGGTCTCTGCCGCAAGGGCTTTCGGTATCCGATTTCGCACTCGCCGAGGACGAATCGGTGTTGGCGATCACGCCGGAAATCTCCGACCGGCTGGCCCTCACCACCGTCGACGGTCTCATTCCCTTGTGTAGCACAGCCACGGTCGTGCTCGCGCCGAGCTTCGAGGCCGATGCCCTGGCAGACCTGAGCGGATGCGCGTTTGCCCAGACTCGCGCGGCCACCGATGATGCGGCGGCCGTCGCCGAACTCACCGACCCGGCCCCTGCCGACGGATCCGTCCGGGTGGCCGGCGTGACCACCGCGTCTCCCGACGTCGCCGGCGCAGATCTCGTTCTGCTGTCCGACCCTGACCACGTGTTCACCGCGCAGAACGTGGTGCCGCTGTACCGAACCGGAAGCCTCGATGAATCACAGGTGAAGGCGATGAACGTGGTGGCGGGTGAGTTGACGACAGCGGACCTGGCCGACATGATCGGCCAGGTCCGCGGCGGTGCAGATTCAGTCGGCGTGGCGCGCGCGTGGCTCGACGCGCATCTGTGACCGGAGAAAGTCGCCTAGTTCGGCAACCGCGTCGGCAGCCTCCCGGAGCAAGGATGCCTGAAGGTGGGCGACGTGCCAGAGGCGGGCGTACTCGGTGAGCGCGACTTCGACGTTGGACTGCTTCAGTTTGTCGACGAATTCCATGACCTGCGGGTAGAGCACTTCCTGCACGCCGATGTGAATCAGTGTGGGTGGCAACCCCGACAGGTCCCCGAGGATCGGCGCATAGCCGGGGTCGTTCGGGTCTCCGCCACCGAGATACTTCTCGGCCGCGTCAAACGACCATGCCTTGTTGACGACGAGGTCGCGGTCGGCGGGAAGGTCGCGCCGGTTTGGATCGACCCATGGTGAGATCAGCCCCAGCGCGGCGGGGGTCACGCCGTGCCGATCGATCAGCCGCCGTGCAGTGGCAATGGCGAGTCCGCCGCCCGCAGAGTCACCCGCTACAGCTATTTGCTCTGTCTTGTAGCCGTGTTCGGTGTTCAGTTCCATGAACGCCGCCACCGCGTCCTCGAGGCCCGCGGGGAACGGATGCTCCGGTGCCAACCGGTAGTCGAGGGTGTAGACCGCAGCTCCGGATTCTTCGGCGAGGTGGGCGGCCAGTGAGCGGTGCGTTGCCGGTGATCCGATCGTGTAGGCCCCACCGTGCAGATAGAGGACCGCGGTCTGGCGTTCGGTGGCGCCCACTGTGATTCGCTCTGCGGGGCGGCCGGCCAGTGAGGTTTTGCGGACGACGGCACCGGCTGGGAGCCGCTGCAGCGGAGCGCCGAGTTCGAGGAGCCCCCTCTGAACGTCATACGGAAGCCTCGCATTGAGGCTCAGTCGGTAGAAGGGCCGCAGAGCGGCCGCGACGACCGGAAGTGGTAGGTGCAAGCTCATCAATACCTCAGTTCGACTTGGGCAGAACGCGTCCGACGACGGTCGCGACCACACGCTGATAGTTGGGTCCGATCAATCGCACCAATGCGTCGAGCAACTTCGCATCCGCGCCGACCAGAACGCGGGGCTTTCCCTTGCGGACGCCGTTGACGATGATCTTCGCCGCATCTTCCGCCGTGGTTCGTGCGAGCCTTTGGTCGAAGTATGCAGCGGAGGCTTCCCGGTCCTCGCCCGGCCCTACCGTGGCATTGCGGGCGATTGCGGTCTTGACTCCGCCGGGATGCACACACGTGACCTTGACGGGGTGCTTTGCGATCATCATCTCCTGTCGCAGTGCCTCGGTGAAGCCGCGAACAGCAAACTTCGCCGAGTTGTAGGCACTTTGCTTCGGCATGGCCAGTAGGCCGAACAGGCTCGAGATGTTTACGACGTGGCCATCGCCCGACGCGATCAGGTGCGGCAGGAAAGCCTTGGTGCCGTTGACCACTCCCCAGAAGTCCACGTCCATGATCTTCTCGATGTCCTTGAACTCGGACTTCTCGAAGTCGCCGTTGTACGCGACGCCGGCGTTGTTGTAGACCTGGTTGACCCTGCCGAAGTGGCTACGTACTTCGTCTGCATACGCCAGCACCGCGTCGCGTTCGGTGACGTCCAGGTGATCGGACTTGACGTCAGCTCCCAGCGCTGTCACTCGGCGTGCGGTTTCGGCGAGACCGGCCGCGTCCACATCAGAGATGGCAAGTTTGGCGCCCTGTCCCGCTAAATTCAGTGCCAGGGCCCTCCCGATGCCGGATCCGGCACCGGTGATGACCACGACCTTGCCTGCGAACTCACTCACGACGTCGTGGCTTTCACACCGTCAGGATCGGACTGTGCCGGTTTGGCTGCAGAGTTCGCGGGCTTCCTCTTCCTTTTCGCTTTGACCTTCCCGTTCGTGGGTGCGGGTACGGGCGCGGGCACGGGTAGATCGGCTGTAGCAACGCTGTCATATGCCGCGAGGTCGAAACGTTGGGTCTCGTTGCGGAACTGGAAGGTGAAGCCCGGCCACAGCGTGGTGTTGTTGCCGTGCTTGTCGAGGTACCAGCTCGCGCAGCCGCCGGTGTTCCAGACGCTGTTCGACAACCTTTTCTGAATGTCCGCGTTGTAGCGGTCCAGGATGTCCTCGCGGACCTCGATCTTGCCGATGTCGTGCTTGTCCAGCTTCCGCAGTGCGTCGACCAGGTAGTTCAGCTGCGATTCGATCATGTAGACCATCGAGCTGTGGCCCAGACCCGTGTTGGGGCCCGTGAGGAAGAACATGTTCGGGAAGTTCGCAATGGCAGCGCCTTTGTAGGCCCGCTGTCCTGCGTCGTCGAAGACCTGAGCGAGTGATCGGCCGTCCTTGCCGAAGATGGTTTCGAAGGTGGGGGAGTCGGTGACGTGGAATCCGGTGGCGACGACGATCGCGTCTACCTCGCGGACGGTGCCGTCCTTGGACACGACCGAGTTGGCGGTGACCTTCTCGATGCCGTCGGTCACGAGGTCGACGTTGTCCTGAGCGAGGGTCGGGTAGTAGTTGTTGGAGATCAGAATGCGCTTGCAGCCGAGCTGGAAGTTCGGTGCCACTTTCTCCCGAAGGGCCTTGTCCTTGATCTGGCTGCGCAGGTGGAGCTCGGCCGAGAGTTCCAGGGGCTTCATGAACACCGGAGCCTTCGTCAGCCCGAAGACCTGCGTCTCCCGCAACAAGTAGACACCCGTGCGGTAGAGCCGCTGGAACCCCGGGACGTACTTGAATGCGGCGCGCTCCAGCGTCGTGTACTCGCGGTCTGCGCGGGGCAGGATCCACGGCGCTGTGCGCTGGTACACGTCGAGGTGTGACACCTTCTTGCCGATTTCCGGGATGATCTGGATGGCGGAAGCGCCCGTGCCGATGACGGCAACGCGCTTACCGGTGAGGTCGGCGTCGTGATTCCAGCGGGCGGAATGGAAGATCTCGCCCTCGAATCCTTCTATGCCCTCGATGTCAGGCAGGGACGGTTCGCACAATGTACCGACCGCGGAGACGACGATCTTGGCGGAGAAGTTTCCCTTGGTGGTGCTGACTTCCCATCGTGTGGTCGCATCGTTCCAGCGGGCAGACTTCACATCGCAGTTGAAAAGGTGCTTGTCGAGCACCTTGAACTTCCTGGACACCGACTGGATGTACTTCTGGATCTCGGGTTGCGGCGAGAACGACCGCGTCCAGTTCGGGTTCAGGGCGAACGAGTACGAGTACAACTGGGAGGGGACATCGCACGCTGCACCCGGATACGTGTTGTCCCGCCAGGTACCCCCGACGTCGCTGCCGCGTTCGAGCACGAGGAAGTCGGTCTTGCCTGCCTGGGTCAGCTTGATCGCCGCGCCGAGGCCGGAGAACCCGCTGCCGATGATCAGGGTGTCGACGTGGCGGGCATCGGCGGTGGGCTCGTAAGTGTCTGTGTCTGGGAGACTCATGATCGCCACAATAAGACGCTATTGATTTTCGGTCAATAGCTATTGACTTATGTTTAGTAGTCTAGTGTCATGACAGTTGTGAAGCGGACCCGTCTCAGCCCGGAGCAACGGCGCGCGCAATTGATCGATCTCGGCGAGAAGATGCTGGCGGAACGACCCATCGAGCAGATCTCAGTCGAGGACATCGCGGATCAGGCGGGGGTGTCACCCGGCCTGCTGTTCCACTACTTCGCTTCCAAGCATGACTTCCACCTCGCGATCGTCCGGCATGCAAGCGACGAGATGCTCGACTACACGGCCGCCGATCCGGCCGTCGAGGAAACCGGCGATCCGATTCGGGTCCTGCGGTCGGTGTTGTCGTCCTTCATCGACTATGCCAGCGAGAATCGCGCATGCTACGTTTCGCTGTCGCGGGGAACGGCCAATGGTGACCCGGACATGCGGGAGATCTTCGAGCAGACCCGCGTGGTGATGTGCGAGCGGGTTCTCGACCAACTCAGGGCGCTCGGCATCGAGCCGACCCCCGCGGTCGCGCTCTCGGTGCGAGGGTGGATCGCCTACGTGGAGGAGGTCACCATCACCTGGTTGCACAACCCGTTGCCCAACGCTCAACTGTCCCGCGACGAACTGATCGACATCGCCGCCCAGGCTCTTCCCGCGCTCGCCGTCGCGGCAGCACCCGAGATGGCTGCCACCCTGCTGTCAGCTACCGCGAACTAGTACTCACCAGGGACGGCGAAAGCCGGGCCGGTTCACTCCCTCGAGAGAACCGGCCCGGCCTTCGTGCAGACTCAGCTGAACGTTTCAGCGGTTGCGCGCTCAATCACTGAACGCGCGAGTGGTTTCACCTCTTTCGCTGAACGCCTCATCGATGATCTCTTGCTGCTCCACCGCGTGCACCTTGCTCGAGCCCGACGACGGCGCCGACATCGAACGACGCGAGATGCGCTTGATCCCGGCCAATTTGTCGGGCAGCAACTCGGGCAGCGCCAGACCGAAGAACGGCCACGCGCCCTGGTTGGCCGGCTCCTCCTGAACCCATCTGAATTCGGTGGCATTCGGGTAGCGGTCGAGCGTCGCGCGCAGGCGACGGCTCGGAACCGGGTACAACTGTTCGATGCGAACGATCGCGATGTCCTCGCGGTTGTCCTTGTGCTTTCTCGCCAGCAGTTCCCAGTACAGCTTTCCGCTCACGAGGAGAACGCGGCGGACCTTGGCGCGGTCGGCGGCGCCGTCCTCGTACGCCGGTTCCTCGAACACCGAGCGGAACTTGCCGGTGGTGAAGTCTTCGACCTCCGAGACAGCAGCCTTGTTGCGCAGCATCGACTTCGGTGTGAAAACGACCAGCGGGCGACGGATTCCGTCGAGCGAGTGACGCCGCAGCAGGTGGAAGTAGCTCGCCGGTGTGGACGGCACCGCGACCGTCATCGAACTCTCGGCACACAGCTGCAAGAAGCGTTCGATGCGACCGGACGTATGGTCGGGGCCTTGACCCTCATGGCCGTGCGGCAGCAGCAGCACGACGTCGGAAAGCTGTCCCCACTTGGCTTCACCTGAGGAGATGAATTCGTCGATGATCGACTGCGCACCGTTGACGAAGTCGCCGAACTGGGCCTCCCAGAGCACCAGTGCATCCGGATTACCCACGGCGTAGCCGTATTCGAAGCCGACGGCCGCAAACTCGCTGAGGGCGGAGTCGTAGACCATGAACTTGCCGGGGTTCTCGCTGCCCAGGTTCTGCAGAGGAGTGTATTCCGCACCGGTCTTGCGATCGATGAGCACCGAGTGGCGTTGGGTGAAGGTGCCGCGCCTCGAGTCCTGGCCGGACAGGCGAACGATCTTGCCCTGGTCGACAAGTGAACCGAAGGCGAGCAGTTCTGCGAACGCCCAGTCGATCTTGCCTTCGCGTGCCATTTCCCGCCGCTTCTCGATGACGGGCTTGACGCGCGGATGCACCGTGAACCCTTCGGGAAGGTCGACGAAAGCGTCCCCGATCCGCTCCAGAACCGAGACGTCGACGGACGTCTTCAGCTTGGTCGGCAGCGGCTGGTCCAACTCGACCGACGAGCTGGGGCCGGGTGCGTACTTCTCGAGTTCGCGGACCTCGTTGAACACCCGCTCGAGTTGACCCTGGTAGTCGCGTAGGGCGTCTTCGGCTTCCTTCAGCGAGATGTCGCCGCGGCCGATCAGGGATTCGGTGTAGCTCTTGCGGACACTGCGCTTGGTGTCGATGACGTCATACATCGCCGGTTGCGTCATCGAGGGGTCGTCGCCCTCGTTGTGACCGCGGCGGCGGTAGCAGATCATGTCGATGACGACGTCCTTCTGGAACTTCTCGCGGAAGTCGACGGCCAGCTGGGCAACCCACACGCAGGCCTCGGGGTCGTCGCCGTTGACGTGGAAGATCGGCGCGCCGATCATTTTCGCCACGTCGGTGCAGTACTCGGAGGACCGGGAGTGTTCAGGGGCGGTGGTGAAGCCCACCTGGTTGTTGACCACGATGTGCACGGTGCCACCGGTCCGGTAGCCACGCAGCAGTGCCAGGTTCAACGTTTCGGCAACCACGCCCTGACCGGCGAACGCGGCATCTCCGTGCAGCATCAGCGGAAGGACGGTGAAGCCGTCCTCGCCCTTGTCGAGGATGTCCTGCTTGGCGCGGACCAACCCCTCGAGGACGGGGTCGACCGCCTCGAGGTGTGAGGGATTGGCGGTGAGGGAAACGGTGATGTCGTTGTCACCGAACATCTGGATGTACGTGCCCTCGGCGCCGAGGTGATACTTCACGTCGCCGGAGCCGTGAGCGGCCGCCGGGTTCATGTTGCCCTCGAACTCGGTGAAGATCTTGGAGTACGGCTTGCCGACGATGTTCGCCAGAACGTTCAGGCGACCACGGTGCGGCATGCCGATCACGACCTCGTCGAGCGCGTGCTCGGCGGCCTGATCGATAACGGCGTCCATCATCGGGATAACGGACTCGGCACCCTCGAGCGAGAATCGCTTCTGGCCGACGTACTTGGTCTGCAGGAACGTCTCGAAGGCCTCGGCCGCGTTGAGCTTGCTCAGGATGTACTTCTGTTGGGCGACCGTCGGCTTGACGTGGTGTGCCTCGACCCGGTCCTGCAGCCACTGCTGCTGTTCCGGCTCGAGGATGTGCGTGTACTCGACACCGATGTGGCGGCAGTACGCGTCACGCAGCACGCTGAGGACATCGCGCAGCTTCATCTTGGACTTGCCGTGGAAGCCGCCGACTTTGAACTCGCGGTCGAGGTCCCAGAGCGTCAGGTCGTGCGTGGTGACGTCGAGATCCGGATGGCTGCGGAACTTGTCCTTGACGAACTGGAGTGGGTCCGTGTCGGCCATCAGGTGACCGCGGTTGCGGTACGCGGCGATCAACTCCAGAACACGAGTGCTCTTGTCGACTGCGCCCTCCGGTACGTCCCGCCGCCAGCGGACCGGCTCGTACGGAATACGCAGGGAGTGGAAGATCTCGTCGTAGAACTCGTCGCTGATCAGCAGGTTGTGAATGGTCCGGAGGAAATCGCCGGACTCGGCGCCCTGAATGATGCGGTGGTCGTACGTCGAGGTGAGGGTCATGAGCTTGCCGACGCCCATCTCGGCGATGCGCTCGTCGCTCGCACCCTGGAACTCCGCGGGGTACTCCATCGCGCCGGCACCGATGATGGCGCCCTGGCCGTTCATCAGGCGCGGCACCGAGTGCACGGTGCCGATCCCACCGGGGTTGGTGAGCGAGATCGTGACACCCGCGAAGTCTTCGGCCGTGAGCTTGCCGTCACGCGCACGACGAACGATGTCCTCGTAGGCGCTGTAGAACTGCGTGAAGTTGAACGTGTCGGTCTTCTTGATCGCCGCGACGACGAGGGACCGGCTGCCGTTCTTGCCGGGCAGGTCGATAGCCAGGCCGAGGTTGGTGTGTTCGGGGGTGACCACGTTCGGCTTGCCGTCGATCTCGGCGAAGTGGCGGTTCATGTTCGGGAATACCTTGACGGCCTGCACGATCGCGTACCCGAGAAGGTGGGTGAACGAGATCTTGCCGCCACGGGTACGGGCGAGGTGATTGTTGATGACAATGCGGTTGTCCGCCATCAGCTTCGCGGGAATGGCGCGCACGCTCGTTGCAGTCGGAATCTCGAGCGATGCCGACATGTTCTTCGCGACGGCAGCAGCCGCGCCGCGGAGAACTTTCGACTCGGGCTTGGCAGGAGCCTCGGCGGCAGGGGCGGATGCCTTCGTGTCCTTGACGGTCTTCGGTGCCGGGGCACTCTTCGGAGCGGCCTTGGGGGCCTTGGGAGACGCAGCCTTGGGAGACGCAGCCTTGGGAGACGCGCTCTTCGGCGCGGCACCGTTTGCCTGCTTGGTTTGGGGCGCAGGTGCGGTC
It encodes:
- a CDS encoding TetR/AcrR family transcriptional regulator, producing MTVVKRTRLSPEQRRAQLIDLGEKMLAERPIEQISVEDIADQAGVSPGLLFHYFASKHDFHLAIVRHASDEMLDYTAADPAVEETGDPIRVLRSVLSSFIDYASENRACYVSLSRGTANGDPDMREIFEQTRVVMCERVLDQLRALGIEPTPAVALSVRGWIAYVEEVTITWLHNPLPNAQLSRDELIDIAAQALPALAVAAAPEMAATLLSATAN
- a CDS encoding alpha/beta hydrolase — translated: MSLHLPLPVVAAALRPFYRLSLNARLPYDVQRGLLELGAPLQRLPAGAVVRKTSLAGRPAERITVGATERQTAVLYLHGGAYTIGSPATHRSLAAHLAEESGAAVYTLDYRLAPEHPFPAGLEDAVAAFMELNTEHGYKTEQIAVAGDSAGGGLAIATARRLIDRHGVTPAALGLISPWVDPNRRDLPADRDLVVNKAWSFDAAEKYLGGGDPNDPGYAPILGDLSGLPPTLIHIGVQEVLYPQVMEFVDKLKQSNVEVALTEYARLWHVAHLQASLLREAADAVAELGDFLRSQMRVEPRARHAD
- a CDS encoding ABC transporter substrate-binding protein, with amino-acid sequence MRRHRPPMLSRAVVSASALLLMGAAASCAVDRADSDGSAGSVSHIVVGAGDSAESRILAEIYAGALRSTGASVSTDPGLGDRTAYLGALDAGDVTVVPELTGELLRYYDPRSTETEQDDVFVALSRSLPQGLSVSDFALAEDESVLAITPEISDRLALTTVDGLIPLCSTATVVLAPSFEADALADLSGCAFAQTRAATDDAAAVAELTDPAPADGSVRVAGVTTASPDVAGADLVLLSDPDHVFTAQNVVPLYRTGSLDESQVKAMNVVAGELTTADLADMIGQVRGGADSVGVARAWLDAHL
- a CDS encoding flavin-containing monooxygenase; the encoded protein is MSLPDTDTYEPTADARHVDTLIIGSGFSGLGAAIKLTQAGKTDFLVLERGSDVGGTWRDNTYPGAACDVPSQLYSYSFALNPNWTRSFSPQPEIQKYIQSVSRKFKVLDKHLFNCDVKSARWNDATTRWEVSTTKGNFSAKIVVSAVGTLCEPSLPDIEGIEGFEGEIFHSARWNHDADLTGKRVAVIGTGASAIQIIPEIGKKVSHLDVYQRTAPWILPRADREYTTLERAAFKYVPGFQRLYRTGVYLLRETQVFGLTKAPVFMKPLELSAELHLRSQIKDKALREKVAPNFQLGCKRILISNNYYPTLAQDNVDLVTDGIEKVTANSVVSKDGTVREVDAIVVATGFHVTDSPTFETIFGKDGRSLAQVFDDAGQRAYKGAAIANFPNMFFLTGPNTGLGHSSMVYMIESQLNYLVDALRKLDKHDIGKIEVREDILDRYNADIQKRLSNSVWNTGGCASWYLDKHGNNTTLWPGFTFQFRNETQRFDLAAYDSVATADLPVPAPVPAPTNGKVKAKRKRKPANSAAKPAQSDPDGVKATTS
- a CDS encoding multifunctional oxoglutarate decarboxylase/oxoglutarate dehydrogenase thiamine pyrophosphate-binding subunit/dihydrolipoyllysine-residue succinyltransferase subunit — encoded protein: MSSSSTSQFGQNQWLVDEMYQRFQDDPSSVDASWHEFLTDYSPETASKAGAANGHGTAEAAATAAPSASTSTPQASAPKTAPAPQTKQANGAAPKSASPKAASPKAASPKAPKAAPKSAPAPKTVKDTKASAPAAEAPAKPESKVLRGAAAAVAKNMSASLEIPTATSVRAIPAKLMADNRIVINNHLARTRGGKISFTHLLGYAIVQAVKVFPNMNRHFAEIDGKPNVVTPEHTNLGLAIDLPGKNGSRSLVVAAIKKTDTFNFTQFYSAYEDIVRRARDGKLTAEDFAGVTISLTNPGGIGTVHSVPRLMNGQGAIIGAGAMEYPAEFQGASDERIAEMGVGKLMTLTSTYDHRIIQGAESGDFLRTIHNLLISDEFYDEIFHSLRIPYEPVRWRRDVPEGAVDKSTRVLELIAAYRNRGHLMADTDPLQFVKDKFRSHPDLDVTTHDLTLWDLDREFKVGGFHGKSKMKLRDVLSVLRDAYCRHIGVEYTHILEPEQQQWLQDRVEAHHVKPTVAQQKYILSKLNAAEAFETFLQTKYVGQKRFSLEGAESVIPMMDAVIDQAAEHALDEVVIGMPHRGRLNVLANIVGKPYSKIFTEFEGNMNPAAAHGSGDVKYHLGAEGTYIQMFGDNDITVSLTANPSHLEAVDPVLEGLVRAKQDILDKGEDGFTVLPLMLHGDAAFAGQGVVAETLNLALLRGYRTGGTVHIVVNNQVGFTTAPEHSRSSEYCTDVAKMIGAPIFHVNGDDPEACVWVAQLAVDFREKFQKDVVIDMICYRRRGHNEGDDPSMTQPAMYDVIDTKRSVRKSYTESLIGRGDISLKEAEDALRDYQGQLERVFNEVRELEKYAPGPSSSVELDQPLPTKLKTSVDVSVLERIGDAFVDLPEGFTVHPRVKPVIEKRREMAREGKIDWAFAELLAFGSLVDQGKIVRLSGQDSRRGTFTQRHSVLIDRKTGAEYTPLQNLGSENPGKFMVYDSALSEFAAVGFEYGYAVGNPDALVLWEAQFGDFVNGAQSIIDEFISSGEAKWGQLSDVVLLLPHGHEGQGPDHTSGRIERFLQLCAESSMTVAVPSTPASYFHLLRRHSLDGIRRPLVVFTPKSMLRNKAAVSEVEDFTTGKFRSVFEEPAYEDGAADRAKVRRVLLVSGKLYWELLARKHKDNREDIAIVRIEQLYPVPSRRLRATLDRYPNATEFRWVQEEPANQGAWPFFGLALPELLPDKLAGIKRISRRSMSAPSSGSSKVHAVEQQEIIDEAFSERGETTRAFSD
- a CDS encoding SDR family NAD(P)-dependent oxidoreductase; the protein is MSEFAGKVVVITGAGSGIGRALALNLAGQGAKLAISDVDAAGLAETARRVTALGADVKSDHLDVTERDAVLAYADEVRSHFGRVNQVYNNAGVAYNGDFEKSEFKDIEKIMDVDFWGVVNGTKAFLPHLIASGDGHVVNISSLFGLLAMPKQSAYNSAKFAVRGFTEALRQEMMIAKHPVKVTCVHPGGVKTAIARNATVGPGEDREASAAYFDQRLARTTAEDAAKIIVNGVRKGKPRVLVGADAKLLDALVRLIGPNYQRVVATVVGRVLPKSN